One genomic window of Quercus lobata isolate SW786 chromosome 9, ValleyOak3.0 Primary Assembly, whole genome shotgun sequence includes the following:
- the LOC115962023 gene encoding protein FAR1-RELATED SEQUENCE 5-like, translating to MTCHLQKDGMLHVVSFHGQHNHEFAPSPMKHMLRSKRKISLAQKAIANDAERSGISIKQTIELLSMQAGGRENLGFMEVDYKNHVHNERRMALRKGDGPAMMEFFHKMQLVDPSYFYSIQVDDDGQIMNIFWADTRSIVDYGNFGDVICFDTTYRTNRYDRPFAPFVGVNHHKQSIIFGAALLYDETIESFKWLFETFLTAMSGKQPRTILTDQSAAMAKAITEVFPKSNHRLCVWHIYQNAAKNLHHVFHSSKQFAKDFSDCLYEYEDEDEWLISWDYMLKEYGLTDNKWLHSIFDAKEKWAIVYGRHMFTADMKSTQRSESINNVLKKYLKPKHDFVRFSEHYSRVLVDKRHQELQAEFKMRQTKPILQSNVEMLRHVVELYSPEIFQMFQDEYMKIADCTIYKANKSDTITEYKVKYSQRIQEHLVKYEASTTSVECSCKKFSFVGILCAHALKVLEHKNVKRLPVHYVLKRWTQDAKAGSIKDYHGIDIKGNAQESIGKRYSYLSHNAREISTLAAENEIMYEHTKESFEKLMKELQEIRKKCHSNNMESCIEVHGDVTTDVLQGDSICRIKTKPTVGRPKRRLKSALEKKNGFNSYF from the exons ATGACTTGTCATCTTCAAAAGGATGGCATGTTAcatgttgtttcttttcatgGCCAGCATAATCATGAGTTTGCTCCTTCGCCAATGAAACATATGTTAAGATCGAAGAGAAAAATTTCACTTGCTCAAAAAGCCATTGCAAATGATGCAGAGAGGTCTGGAATATCAATAAAACAAACCATTGAATTATTGAGCATGCAAGCTGGGGGTCGTGAAAATCTTGGGTTTATGGAGGTTGACTATAAGAATCATGTACATAATGAGAGGAGGATGGCTTTGAGGAAAGGAGATGGACCTGCAATGATGGAGTTCTTTCATAAGATGCAATTGGTAGATCcatcttatttttattcaatacaaGTTGATGATGATGGTCAAATCATGAACATTTTTTGGGCTGATACTAGATCAATAGTTGATTATGGGAACTTTGGAGATGTTATTTGTTTTGACACAACTTATCGAACAAATAGATATGATCGTCCCTTTGCTCCATTCGTTGGGGTTAATCATCACAAACAATCAATTATCTTCGGTGCAGCTTTACTTTATGATGAGACTATAGAGTCATTTAAGTGgttgtttgaaacttttttaaCTGCAATGTCAGGAAAGCAGCCAAGAACTATACTTACAGATCAATCTGCTGCAATGGCTAAAGCAATAACAGAGGTATTTCCTAAATCTAATCATCGTTTGTGTGTATGGCATATTTATCAGAATGCTGCTAAGAATCTACATCATGTATTTCATTCATCTAAGCAATTTGCAAAAGATTTTAGTGATTGTTTATATGAgtatgaagatgaagatgaatggCTTATTTCATGGGATTATATGCTTAAGGAATATGGTCTTACTGATAATAAATGGTTGCATAGCATATTTGATGCGAAAGAAAAATGGGCTATTGTATATGGTCGACACATGTTCACTGCCGATATGAAAAGCACCCAACGTAGTGAGTCAATAAACAATGTGTTGAAGAAATATTTGAAACCAAAACATGATTTTGTGCGCTTTTCAGAACATTACTCTAGAGTTTTGGTTGATAAGAGACATCAAGAACTACAGGCAGAGTTCAAAATGAGGCAAACAAAACCGATTTTACAGTCTAATGTAGAGATGTTGAGACATGTTGTAGAGCTGTACTCCCCAGAaatttttcaaatgtttcaaGATGAATATATGAAGATTGCTGATTGTACTATTTACAAGGCTAATAAATCTGATACTATCACAGAATACAAGGTCAAATATAGTCAAAGAATTCAAGAGCACCTAGTTAAATATGAAGCCTCAACTACTTCGGTGGAATGCAGTTGCAAGAAGTTTAGCTTTGTAGGAATTCTGTGTGCCCATGCTTTGAAAGTTCTTGAACATAAAAATGTTAAGAGACTTCCCGTTCATTATGTATTGAAAAGATGGACGCAAGATGCAAAGGCTGGTTCTATCAAGGACTATCATGGCATTGATATTAAAGGTAATGCTCAAGAGTCAATAGGAAAACGCTACTCTTATTTGAGCCATAATGCTCGTGAAATTTCTACACTTGCAGCAGAGAATGAGATAATGTATGAACATACCAAAGaatcttttgaaaaattaatgaagGAATTGCAAGAGATTAGAAAAAAATGTCATTCGAATAATATGGAAAGTTGCATAGAGGTCCATGGTGATGTTACTACAGATGTTTTACAAGGTGATAGCATATGTAGAATTAAAACAAAACCTACTGTTGGGCGTCCAAAGAGAAGGTTGAAATCTGcattagagaagaaaaatg GTTTCAATAGCTACTTCTGA
- the LOC115960553 gene encoding probable carboxylesterase 5: protein MDSTNTNEVAHDFPPFIRVYKDGRVERLLGTETIPPTTDPITGVQSKDITISQDSGVSARIYLPKITTNSTQKLPLLIYIHGGAFCIESPFSPHYHNHLNLIVYQANVVAVSIHYRRAPEHPLPIAYDDTWEAMQWAFSHKNSGGPEAWLNEHADFDRVFLAGDSAGATIAHNMVRRVGVDGLEGVKIVGIILVHPYFGNNEPSKFLDFIFPTSTGPDDHRIYPAGDSELSRLGCTKVLVFVAEKDGLNDRGKSYHEVLKKSGWDGTVEIVETEGEDHVFHLFNPNCDKADDLVKRMASFIKDN from the coding sequence ATGGATTCAACAAACACAAACGAAGTAGCCCATGACTTTCCTCCCTTCATCCGTGTCTACAAAGACGGCCGTGTCGAGAGGCTCCTCGGCACAGAAACCATTCCACCCACCACAGATCCCATAACTGGAGTCCAATCCAAAGACATCACAATCTCACAAGACTCTGGTGTATCTGCTCGAATCTACCTCCCCAAAATCACTACCAACTCGACCCAAAAGCTTCCTCTCCTTATTTACATCCATGGTGGTGCTTTTTGCATCGAATCCCCATTCTCTCCTCACTACCACAACCACCTTAACCTCATTGTTTATCAAGCAAACGTTGTGGCTGTGTCCATCCATTACAGAAGGGCCCCAGAACATCCTCTTCCAATTGCGTACGATGACACTTGGGAAGCCATGCAATGGGctttttcacacaaaaattcTGGTGGGCCTGAAGCTTGGCTCAATGAACATGCAGATTTTGATCGAGTTTTCTTAGCTGGGGACAGTGCTGGTGCTACTATTGCTCACAACATGGTGAGGAGAGTTGGGGTTGATGGTCTTGAAGGGGTTAAGATTGTTGGGATTATCTTGGTCCACCCTTATTTTGGGAATAATGAGCCTAGCAAATTTTTAGACTTTATTTTTCCAACAAGTACTGGACCTGATGATCATAGAATATACCCAGCTGGGGATTCAGAATTGTCAAGATTGGGGTGCACTAAGGTCCTGGTTTTTGTTGCTGAAAAGGATGGGTTGAATGATAGGGGTAAGAGTTACCATGAGGTCCTGAAGAAAAGTGGGTGGGATGGGACTGTAGAGATTGTGGAGACAGAAGGTGAAGACCatgtttttcatttgtttaatcCAAATTGTGACAAGGCTGATGACCTTGTCAAACGCATGGCCTCTTTCATCAAGGACAATTAG